The stretch of DNA GGAAATACACATTCCACATTGCTGGCATTTCTCTGGTGAAATACGGACGTCACCATCTTCTCGGCTTACAGAGATTGCATCGTATACACAGGTTCTCTCACACAATCTACAGAACGTGCAGGTGTCTAAATCTACAACAGGAGGTTGTTGTGGAGCCGCTCTCTCGATTTCCTGTAGAGCCATTCCATGAATATCCAAAACTGAATCGTAGTTGTGTGCATTCAGCCATTCGTCGATTTCCTCAACTATCTTTCCATAAACCTGGGGACCACCGAGTATAGCCGCTGTACAGACTTCAACCGCTGAC from Candidatus Thorarchaeota archaeon encodes:
- a CDS encoding 4Fe-4S binding protein: SAVEVCTAAILGGPQVYGKIVEEIDEWLNAHNYDSVLDIHGMALQEIERAAPQQPPVVDLDTCTFCRLCERTCVYDAISVSREDGDVRISPEKCQQCGMCISVCPVRALSFE